The DNA region GCCGCCTTTCCTGCCTCAAATTAAGAGTGCGACAGATACGAGCAATTTTGATAGCGAGTTTACAAGTGTTACGCCAGTCTTGACGCCTGTGCAGTCTGGTATGTCTTGGTTTTTCCCAAATTCATTCAACACAACGCTAACATACATTTGTAGTACTGTCGCAAGCCATGCAGGAGGAGTTCCGCGGCTTCTCATACACGGCCGACTTTGAGTAGAGCGATGGAGGGCCGGATACTTTATGAGGGAGGTTACCAACTGGACTATCGTGAAGCCGACCGCGGTCTGTCTGTCGAAGTTTGTTGCCGACATGGCAACCACCAACACAGAGACGAGAATACTTTGTGCCTGCAACGTGGCTAGTTGTTTAACGCTGCTGTTTTGGTAATGAAAGGGGGCCGAGGGGAATTAGCATATACCCAGGGCACTTCGTGTCCAGCTGCGTTGTTTATGAGGAGGGACAATCGTTTgacgggagggggaaggCAGTGGGCATTGTGACAGACCAGATTTGCTGCTTCGAGAGAGGGATCTAAGAACGACAAGGCGGCGGTAGGCAGGCTGACAAGTGAGGTGTCAAGAGAAGAACTGGAGGATGGCGTAATGGGGTGACAATGATGGAAGAAGCATATGTGAGTAGGAGGGCGTGCTGTGCGACGTTTGGGTCTGGACAAGGTCAAGGTTAGGGTGGCAAAGACACCAGGGATGAAGGGTGGGGGTGCATTTTCTTGCAActgtctttttcttcttcttgtatCAAGGCCGTTTTCTTTAGAAGTCAAGCAAATGAATGGGAGAGATGAAACGACCCTCTTTCACCTTACGGGGGTGCCTCTCTATATGTCACGGCAGTGTTTGCCAGGAAGGCAAATATCTTCCTTTTTATCCATATCCCCcttgttttggtggttggtcaAATTGGATGTTaactcccaacccaacccaggTCTAATATACGGCACTCCATCTCTGGTTTTATTTACATGAATAGGTAGGGGGTTTTGGTATTTTACATTATAAACATTTTTGTGGCTTATGGGCTGCTGAACCGCATCACCGCCAGCGCAACAGCCACCGCAACCGCAGCACCCGCCGCCGCGCCCTCAAGCGCGATAACCGACACATCCTTCATCCTCAGCGCTATCCTCCTGTCGCTATACAAATCCATCGCGTCATCCCTGAGCAACTGGGGATCTTCCCAGTACTCCTGAAGTACCTCTTTCCAAGGCCTCTGGCCGCCTCCAAAGAGGCTGCTCCGCCTAAAGTCGTGCTCCGATGGGCGGGtggcttcctcctcttctgttGCCAAGGGGACGGCAGCACCATCTTCTtgttcctccccctcagtCAAAactggctcctcctccaccaccacaggtGCAGCCAGTTGTTGTCTCTGATGAtgctccttcaccacctccatcgccgccctgacctccttcagctccctcctcacctcctccatatTCTCCTTTTCCGTCTCCGCAATCCCCTTaatcatcctcttcctcctccacggctCCGCCACAAACTGCAGAACCAAAAACAAGACAAAGTTCAcgcccatcaacccccacgTCCCCCAAGTCGACTGCCTCCTTATCCTATCACTCCAAATCTGCTCCTCATGATACCGCCTCAGGATCCCCGCGTTCAGCTCAGCAGATATCCTGCTCTCGTTCGTCTCTGCCTCTGTCAGCTCCGCGCTCGCGGCAGAGACTTGAGCTTCGAGGGTGTGGTCCATTCGATAAAGCGAAGTGAATCGTTCCAGATCGGTCGGGTTCCAGGTGTCTTTTCTcgcgaggagggcggtgacCTCCCTCTGGGTCGAGGCgcggtgggtggtgagggacTTGTAATTTTGGCGGGCGGCGCGGAGGCGGGCttgggcggtggagaggtcTGATTCCAGCTGGGCGTTGCGGGACTTTATGGCTTCGATGGCGGAGTAGCCTGTTAGGTCGTTTAGGGTTTGGGTTGCGACGAGGATGCGGGATTGGAACTGGTCCATGAAGGTGGAGAATTTGACTGAGAGGGAGTGGCGGTGGGAGTCGGTTACGGAGGGGAGTTCGGGttcgggggggttgggttttgagggggaggggtttggggattcggagggagaagggtcgggggaggaagattcgggagaggaggaaggtgattCGGAAGTTGGTTCTGATTTTGAGGGGTCGGCATCTtctgttggcggtggtgatgaggggtCTGAAGGTGTGTTTTCTGTGATGTGCTGGCTTTCGGGCTGGGGCGCGCTGAGGGGAATGGGCTCGCTTGGAGATCCAAGCTCAATGACAGGATCTGTCTCGGGTTGCGGtcgttttgggggagggcgggCGGTTGAGAAGTGCCGTGGGAGACGGGCGTAGAGCCCAATGCCGAATCCAGCGCATGAGGTGTTATACCGGAAACATTGCGACGGCAGCTGGGCTAGCGCTTTCCTCGTCGCCAATTGACTGAGAGGCCGGGCAGCCAGCCGCAAAGTTGTGTGAGGCGACATGAAGGATTCGGCTCGAGGCCGGGGAACGGCTGGAACGGTAACAACGTTGCGGGTGTGCCGGACgtgaggagaagagagcTCTCGGGTGTCAATCGGATCCGTTGATGATATTCCCTGGCAATCTGCCGCGGGTACCCCGCTGACCGCCCGGGTGCCAAGAGCAAAGACGTcataccctaaccctggcATCCATATACCCTAAGGGTTCAGGGGTACTCAGGGGTATTCAGGGGTAACGACATTCTGATCAGACCGTGGGTATGCGTGACGAAAGCCCAAGTTCGCCGCTTTTTGGTGTTGACTTCATATAAATCTGAAAGATGTGACGTGATAGGcttttcttcatcaaccaaTCTAGCCAATATCATGGACCCAACTGTCACGAATTTCCCTGGTGAGTTCAGACGAGACACGGATCCACTCTGACGATAGTATGCCATCATGGCCTTTTGATCTATATGTTTGATCATCCCATACTCACAATTTTAATTTCGCCGCTTTCGAAGCCATCACCATGGATGAGTTCACAGGAAATCTTGAGGGCAAAGTTGCAATCGGTAAGGTACTCCTCCGCAGTTGCCAGTGAACTATCCGAGATCTGACTCCATCCTGCCAGTAACCGGCGCCTCTCGCGGCATTGGGGCAACTATTGCAACTACACTCGCTCAACATGGGTGTGCTGTAGTAATAAACTACAACAACTCCGCCGCAGAAGCCAAGATCCTGGGGAAACGGATTAATAAGGACTACGATGTCACAACCTACGCCGTGCAGGCCGATGTCTCCAAACCCGAGGAAGTAGCACAACTGTTTGAAAAGACTGTCAAAGTGCTGGGAAGGGTTGACATAGTTGTCAGCAACGCTGGCGTTGAGCATTTCGGCAATCTTGCTGCAGTGCAATCGGAGGAGATCGACCATGTCTTCGATGTCAATGTCAAGGGCCAGTTCTTCGTCGCTCAACAAGCGGAGAAGTATATGGAGGAATGGGGGAGGCTGATACTGACAAGCAGTGTTTCTGCCGTAATGGTATGTTCCCACGCCGTGGAGTTTCTTCTGTTGTTGAGTCTTACGCTGAGAAATATGGCCAGGGCGTACCACATCACACAATCTATGCGGCGTCCAAAGCGGCGGTTACGGGAATGACCAAGTGCCTGGCATGGGATTTTGGAAAGAAGAACATCACAGTGAACTGCATCGCAGCTGGCGGTGTCAAGAGTGATATGTATGACAAGAATGCAAAGGAGTACATGAAGGACGGGGATGAACTGAGTGTGGCGGAAATTGACGCTCGTATATCATCTTGGAGTCCACTAGGAAGGGTTGGGATGCCGGAAGATATTGCTGGTGTGGTTGCATTGCTGGCAAGCGATGAAGCAGGATGGATCACTGGACAGACCTTGCATGTTAGTGGAGGCGCTCACATGGCCACTGCCTAAGATTACAGCATTCATTACAGTTTGTTGTAAGACTAaccttgttttgtttcttttattctttttccACTGATTTTGGCACATCATAAGGATGGACTGTTTCAGGCCGCGGTTGAAATTGGAATCTGAACAAACCTCAAGCTTGAATCTAGGAGAGGGTGACGACCTCTGAAGATTTGCCAATGCGGAATTTTGTTCGTGGCATCtaatgatgatggtgctAAATAGGGTTAAGAGATGTAGCTAAATCTACCACACATTTTTGAAAGCCACTCAGATACTTAGATATTTAGGTACCTATACTTCAAGTGCCGGGAAATCTTCAAAAGCGCCTCAATATGGATACTGGAATGTTCATGAACCCAAAACCGCGGCTGATGCTGTTTCCTATTCATAGGGAATAGCCGCCCGTGAGAACCGCAGCATGTTAACTATCGAAAGATTTTATCACATGACGTCTTCGTAGAAGCATCTTGTGTTTGTGGTCTGTAGGCACACCTGCTGCATGGCGCTCCTCAGAATGACCGAGGTGCAGAAAGAAGACCGGACAGGAGCGACTGGAGTCGGGTCACCAACAGCACTCCTCTTTCCATTTCTACACTCCATCTCAGGCATCTACTGGAGGCCCCTCAAAGTTattctcccctccttcctcgttTTATTGTCTTCCACTATTCAAGTCTATTCACCACAATCATGCCATTCAGACCCAAAGAAGAGTTCCATTTGATGATTCGAAGGATCAAGCGCACCAACTATGACGACCAGGATTTCTATGCGCAGCGAGACATCGTAGATTGGATGGAAGCAGTCGAAAATGGCAACAACGCATCGAACGCGGCTCTGCTTCTTACCAGCGTCTACGGCTTCGACTCGTTTGTGCCTGTACGAGAAGAAGATTTGGAGGGAGCGCTGATTGTTTTTGCCATTCTTATCCACATGAATTGCGGGGATCTCATACACATCTTCATGTCATACTTTCAAGACGACACGCTTGATCGAGACGTCCCCAGTGGGATTCGCGACGCTATCCGGTGCTGTCATCTGCGACCCGAATCGCAGATACAACAGCTTATAGATCGGCTCGACGGCGAGCGCTGGGCATTCGTGCCAGTTAGGGTTGAGGATATCTGCCGAAAAGCAAAAGTGC from Podospora pseudopauciseta strain CBS 411.78 chromosome 6, whole genome shotgun sequence includes:
- the SHE9 gene encoding sensitivity to high expression protein she9 (COG:S; BUSCO:EOG09264LJU; EggNog:ENOG503NZZI), whose amino-acid sequence is MPGLGYDVFALGTRAVSGVPAADCQGISSTDPIDTRELSSPHVRHTRNVVTVPAVPRPRAESFMSPHTTLRLAARPLSQLATRKALAQLPSQCFRYNTSCAGFGIGLYARLPRHFSTARPPPKRPQPETDPVIELGSPSEPIPLSAPQPESQHITENTPSDPSSPPPTEDADPSKSEPTSESPSSSPESSSPDPSPSESPNPSPSKPNPPEPELPSVTDSHRHSLSVKFSTFMDQFQSRILVATQTLNDLTGYSAIEAIKSRNAQLESDLSTAQARLRAARQNYKSLTTHRASTQREVTALLARKDTWNPTDLERFTSLYRMDHTLEAQVSAASAELTEAETNESRISAELNAGILRRYHEEQIWSDRIRRQSTWGTWGLMGVNFVLFLVLQFVAEPWRRKRMIKGIAETEKENMEEVRRELKEVRAAMEVVKEHHQRQQLAAPVVVEEEPVLTEGEEQEDGAAVPLATEEEEATRPSEHDFRRSSLFGGGQRPWKEVLQEYWEDPQLLRDDAMDLYSDRRIALRMKDVSVIALEGAAAGAAVAVAVALAVMRFSSP
- a CDS encoding hypothetical protein (COG:Q; EggNog:ENOG503NUTB), with protein sequence MDEFTGNLEGKVAIVTGASRGIGATIATTLAQHGCAVVINYNNSAAEAKILGKRINKDYDVTTYAVQADVSKPEEVAQLFEKTVKVLGRVDIVVSNAGVEHFGNLAAVQSEEIDHVFDVNVKGQFFVAQQAEKYMEEWGRLILTSSVSAVMGVPHHTIYAASKAAVTGMTKCLAWDFGKKNITVNCIAAGGVKSDMYDKNAKEYMKDGDELSVAEIDARISSWSPLGRVGMPEDIAGVVALLASDEAGWITGQTLHVSGGAHMATA